A window of the Synechococcus sp. M16.1 genome harbors these coding sequences:
- a CDS encoding AI-2E family transporter has product MTAGTFLIALTLVVLVLLLWHLRWVLLVLFGAVVVAVALDVLLVQVQKRTPLERPQALAAVLGILILAGGLLGQLLVPELISQFQQLGRDLPQLVSKVSDLLSSEPRLAQLNDALGEGLNLKGLQPLLGFAGGAANSLIQLFLMVLLAILLALDPSAHRRMVVAMTPRPARERMEHLIDECRQALGGWLSGMTLSATTVFLLTWGGLLLLKSPLALLSALVCGLLTFVPTIGPTAATLLPTGLALLQSPQLMLSVLVFRLVLQNLEAFLLTPLLLRKTVNLLPTVALTAQLCLGALLGLPGVLLALPLVVVLQVLMQRVVVQQIMDRWA; this is encoded by the coding sequence ATGACCGCCGGCACGTTTCTCATTGCGCTCACCTTGGTGGTGCTGGTGCTGTTGCTCTGGCACCTGCGTTGGGTGCTGCTGGTGCTTTTTGGCGCCGTGGTGGTGGCCGTAGCCCTGGATGTGCTGCTTGTTCAGGTTCAGAAGCGAACCCCACTGGAGCGCCCCCAGGCCCTGGCGGCCGTGCTGGGGATTTTGATCTTGGCCGGGGGGCTGCTGGGGCAACTGCTGGTGCCGGAACTGATCAGCCAGTTTCAACAACTGGGACGGGATCTGCCGCAGTTGGTCAGCAAGGTGTCCGACCTGCTGAGCAGTGAGCCGCGCCTGGCGCAGCTGAATGACGCTTTGGGGGAGGGCCTCAATCTGAAAGGACTTCAGCCGTTGCTGGGGTTCGCAGGAGGTGCAGCGAACTCGCTCATTCAACTGTTCTTGATGGTGCTGCTCGCGATCCTGCTGGCCTTGGATCCAAGCGCCCACAGGCGCATGGTGGTGGCCATGACGCCCCGACCCGCCCGGGAGCGGATGGAGCACCTGATCGACGAGTGCAGGCAAGCGTTGGGGGGTTGGCTCAGTGGCATGACCCTCTCCGCCACCACCGTTTTTCTGCTCACCTGGGGCGGCCTGTTGCTGCTGAAATCGCCCCTGGCCCTGTTGAGCGCACTGGTGTGTGGGCTGCTCACGTTCGTGCCGACCATCGGGCCCACGGCGGCAACGCTGCTGCCCACGGGATTGGCCCTGCTGCAGTCGCCGCAATTGATGCTGTCGGTTCTGGTTTTTCGGCTGGTGCTGCAGAACCTGGAGGCCTTTCTGCTCACACCACTGCTGCTGCGCAAAACCGTGAATCTGCTGCCAACGGTGGCCTTAACGGCTCAGCTCTGCCTTGGTGCTCTACTCGGGCTTCCGGGCGTGCTGCTGGCCCTTCCTTTGGTGGTGGTGCTTCAGGTGCTGATGCAGCGCGTGGTGGTGCAGCAGATCATGGACCGCTGGGCCTGA
- a CDS encoding class I SAM-dependent methyltransferase, translating into MASTPLSKLAYQTLQQGKSIAGLAHKELSTKLMELLAPDAVPKTEPVSAEVLGELQLDMKKLQEQDWQDAEQGIYPEQLLFDAPWLDWVSRYPQVWMDLPSTWDRRRERNVRDLPKETEKALYPEYYLQNFHHQTDGYLSDHSAGLYDLQVEILFNGTADAMRRRVLAPLKRGLKHFEDRAPGSLKILDVATGTGRTLQQIRAAVPHAQLIGTDLSESYLRQANRWLNDGDASLVQLIRANGESLPLADESVQAVTSVFLLHELPADARQNVLNEAWRVLEPGGVFVLADSVQMADSAKFASVMENFRRVFHEPYYRDYIGDDIDARLSAAGFEGITAETHFMTRVWSARKPIAEAS; encoded by the coding sequence ATGGCGTCAACGCCCCTGAGCAAGCTTGCGTACCAAACGCTTCAGCAAGGCAAAAGCATCGCGGGCCTGGCCCACAAGGAGCTGAGCACCAAGCTGATGGAGCTGTTGGCACCGGATGCAGTGCCGAAAACGGAGCCCGTGTCCGCCGAAGTTCTTGGAGAGCTGCAGCTGGATATGAAGAAACTCCAGGAACAGGACTGGCAGGACGCCGAACAGGGGATCTACCCCGAGCAGTTGTTGTTTGATGCACCCTGGCTCGACTGGGTCAGCCGCTACCCGCAGGTTTGGATGGATCTTCCCTCCACCTGGGATCGACGCCGCGAGCGCAATGTGCGGGATCTCCCCAAGGAAACCGAAAAAGCGCTCTACCCCGAGTACTACCTCCAGAATTTTCACCATCAAACCGACGGCTACCTGAGTGACCATTCGGCTGGTCTTTACGACCTGCAGGTGGAAATCCTTTTCAATGGCACCGCCGATGCCATGCGACGCAGGGTTTTGGCTCCCCTGAAACGCGGCTTGAAGCACTTCGAAGACCGTGCTCCGGGTTCCCTCAAGATTCTCGATGTGGCTACCGGCACCGGCCGGACCCTGCAGCAGATCCGCGCCGCCGTTCCCCACGCGCAACTGATCGGAACCGATCTCTCCGAGTCGTACCTGCGTCAAGCCAACCGCTGGCTGAATGACGGCGATGCATCGCTGGTTCAGCTGATCCGTGCCAACGGGGAATCACTGCCCTTGGCTGATGAATCGGTTCAGGCCGTCACCAGTGTGTTCCTGCTGCACGAACTTCCGGCGGACGCCCGCCAGAACGTGCTCAACGAGGCCTGGCGGGTGCTTGAACCCGGTGGTGTGTTCGTACTTGCCGACTCTGTGCAGATGGCCGATTCAGCCAAGTTCGCCTCCGTGATGGAGAACTTCCGGCGCGTCTTCCATGAGCCCTACTACCGCGACTACATCGGCGACGACATCGACGCCCGCCTCTCAGCTGCAGGGTTCGAAGGCATCACCGCGGAAACCCACTTCATGACGCGGGTCTGGTCGGCACGCAAACCCATCGCAGAGGCCAGCTGA
- a CDS encoding copper-binding protein, whose product MSNPFRLRWLEGWTFQVVLMEGHVQVEAHGFGICLRTAVMPGESPQAAADRLVLSEDRRRRALHNAWLRGQDMAQPAGVTPTKESAPASNSMVVVGQAHRQRVA is encoded by the coding sequence ATGAGCAATCCCTTCCGGCTGCGTTGGCTTGAGGGCTGGACATTCCAGGTGGTGCTGATGGAAGGCCATGTGCAGGTCGAAGCCCATGGGTTCGGCATCTGCCTGCGCACGGCCGTGATGCCTGGGGAAAGTCCTCAGGCTGCAGCCGATCGTTTGGTGTTGTCTGAAGATCGCCGCAGGCGAGCCCTGCACAATGCCTGGCTGCGCGGTCAGGACATGGCACAGCCCGCGGGGGTTACACCCACGAAGGAATCAGCACCGGCCTCGAATTCGATGGTGGTGGTTGGCCAAGCCCATCGCCAACGGGTGGCCTGA
- a CDS encoding nucleoside deaminase, translated as MVLKGQRGTAVDQRDEFTRWMDVLLQRAEEAGAEGEVPVAAVILDGQGRAIGHGRNRRQNDRDPLGHAELVALQQAAIVQDDWRFNSCTLIVTLEPCPMCAGALVQARMGTVIFAASDPKRGGLGGSLDLSTHASAHHHMNVIQGVCEPEAREQLERWFRRRRRRNR; from the coding sequence ATGGTGCTCAAAGGACAACGTGGAACAGCAGTGGATCAGCGGGATGAGTTCACTCGCTGGATGGATGTTCTGCTCCAGCGCGCGGAGGAGGCTGGAGCGGAAGGAGAAGTTCCGGTGGCCGCAGTGATCCTGGATGGACAGGGCCGGGCCATCGGCCATGGGCGGAACCGGCGCCAGAACGACAGGGATCCCCTCGGGCATGCCGAACTGGTGGCCTTGCAACAGGCAGCGATCGTTCAGGACGACTGGAGATTCAACAGCTGCACCCTGATCGTCACCCTCGAACCCTGCCCCATGTGTGCGGGGGCCTTGGTGCAGGCCCGCATGGGAACCGTGATTTTTGCGGCATCAGATCCCAAGCGCGGTGGCCTGGGGGGAAGCCTTGACCTCTCCACCCATGCCAGTGCCCATCACCACATGAACGTGATTCAGGGCGTGTGCGAACCCGAGGCGAGGGAGCAGCTGGAACGCTGGTTCAGGCGGCGGCGGCGACGGAACCGCTGA
- the glnA gene encoding type I glutamate--ammonia ligase — protein MSKSPQDVLRQIKDEGIELIDLKFTDLHGKWQHLTVCTDLLEEESFTEGLAFDGSSIRGWKGIQASDMAMVPDANTAWVDPFYRHKTLSMICSIQEPRTGQPYERCPRALAQRALNHLASTGLADMAFFGPEPEFFLFDDVRYNSAEGGSFYSVDTIEAGWNTGRIEEGGNLAYKIQEKEGYFPVAPNDTAQDIRSEMLLLMGQLGIPTEKHHHEVAGAGQHELGMKFAELIQAADNVMTYKYVVRNVAKKYGKTATFMPKPVFNDNGSGMHVHQSLWKGGQPLFFGEGTYANLSQTARWYIGGILKHAPAFLAFTNPTTNSYKRLVPGFEAPVNLVYSEGNRSAAVRIPLTGPSPKAKRLEFRSGDALANPYLAFSAMMMAGLDGIKNQIDPGDGEDRDLFELPAEELSKIATVPASLNGALEALNADRGFLTAGGVFSDDFIDNWIDLKYEEVQQLRQRPHPHEFTMYYDA, from the coding sequence ATGTCGAAATCCCCCCAGGACGTCCTGCGCCAGATCAAGGACGAAGGCATCGAACTGATCGACCTCAAATTCACCGATCTGCACGGCAAGTGGCAGCACCTGACGGTGTGCACCGATCTGCTGGAGGAAGAATCCTTCACTGAGGGCCTGGCTTTTGACGGCTCATCCATCCGCGGCTGGAAAGGCATCCAGGCCTCCGACATGGCCATGGTGCCGGACGCCAACACGGCCTGGGTGGACCCCTTCTACCGGCACAAAACCCTGAGCATGATCTGCTCGATTCAGGAGCCACGCACCGGCCAGCCCTACGAGCGCTGCCCCCGTGCCCTGGCCCAGCGGGCACTGAATCATCTAGCCAGCACCGGCCTGGCCGACATGGCCTTCTTCGGTCCTGAGCCGGAGTTCTTCCTCTTCGACGACGTCCGCTACAACTCGGCTGAAGGGGGCTCCTTCTACAGCGTCGACACGATCGAAGCGGGCTGGAACACTGGACGGATCGAAGAAGGCGGCAACCTCGCCTACAAGATTCAGGAGAAGGAGGGCTACTTCCCTGTCGCTCCCAACGACACCGCTCAGGACATCCGCTCCGAGATGCTCCTGCTGATGGGTCAGCTGGGCATTCCCACCGAGAAGCACCACCACGAGGTAGCAGGCGCGGGTCAGCACGAACTCGGCATGAAATTTGCTGAGCTGATCCAGGCCGCCGACAACGTGATGACGTACAAGTACGTCGTGCGCAACGTGGCCAAGAAGTACGGCAAGACGGCCACCTTCATGCCCAAGCCGGTCTTCAACGACAACGGCTCCGGCATGCACGTGCACCAGAGCCTCTGGAAAGGCGGTCAGCCCCTGTTCTTCGGCGAAGGCACCTACGCCAACCTCTCGCAGACGGCACGCTGGTACATCGGTGGCATCCTCAAGCACGCCCCCGCCTTCCTGGCCTTCACCAACCCCACCACCAACAGCTACAAGCGTCTGGTGCCCGGTTTCGAAGCCCCGGTGAACCTCGTCTACTCCGAGGGCAACCGCTCCGCCGCCGTGCGGATCCCGCTCACCGGCCCGAGCCCGAAGGCCAAGCGCCTCGAGTTCCGCTCCGGCGATGCCCTCGCCAACCCCTATCTGGCCTTCAGCGCCATGATGATGGCTGGTCTGGACGGCATCAAGAACCAGATCGATCCCGGCGATGGCGAAGATCGCGACCTGTTCGAACTTCCGGCTGAAGAGCTCTCGAAGATCGCCACGGTCCCCGCATCCCTCAACGGTGCCCTGGAAGCGTTGAATGCCGATCGCGGCTTCCTCACCGCCGGAGGTGTGTTCAGCGACGACTTCATCGACAACTGGATCGACCTGAAGTACGAGGAGGTGCAACAGCTGCGCCAGCGGCCTCACCCCCACGAATTCACCATGTACTACGACGCTTGA
- a CDS encoding alanine--glyoxylate aminotransferase family protein, translating to MNRALATTNSLLSVDDRHRKAFAPIGTPDRLLLGPGPSNAHPTVLKALSRTPIGHLDPLYVDLMGEVQELLRYAWQTDNRLTLPMSGTGSAAMEATIANTVEPGDTVLVAVKGYFGLRLADMAGRYRAEVKTIEKPWGEWFSLDELEAALIEHKPAILAMVHAETSTGVCQPMEGIGDLCRKHDCLLLLDTVTSLGGVPLYIDEWKVDLAYSCSQKGLSCPPGLGPFTMGPRAEAKMTARQGKVPNWYLDVSLLNQYWGSDRVYHHTAPVNMNFGMREALRLLAEEGLDQAWARHRSNAEMLWNGLESLGLSMHVPAERRLPTLTTVRIPEGVDGKAFSQHLLNNHGIEVGGGLGSLAGKIWRIGLMGYNSTPENVNRLLNLFETELPRFSGSVAAAA from the coding sequence ATGAACAGGGCTTTGGCGACGACGAACTCACTCCTCTCTGTTGACGATCGTCACCGCAAAGCCTTTGCACCGATCGGCACACCCGACCGCCTCCTGCTTGGACCAGGCCCCTCCAACGCCCATCCAACAGTTCTGAAGGCTCTGTCGCGAACCCCGATTGGTCACCTTGATCCTCTTTATGTGGATCTGATGGGCGAAGTGCAGGAACTGCTGCGTTACGCCTGGCAAACGGATAACCGCCTCACGCTTCCGATGAGCGGCACCGGCAGTGCTGCCATGGAGGCAACCATCGCCAACACCGTCGAGCCTGGAGACACCGTTCTGGTGGCGGTGAAGGGATATTTCGGCCTGCGACTGGCTGACATGGCCGGCCGCTATCGCGCTGAGGTGAAGACCATTGAAAAGCCCTGGGGTGAGTGGTTTTCCCTCGATGAGCTGGAAGCTGCCCTGATTGAGCACAAGCCCGCCATCCTGGCGATGGTCCATGCCGAAACCTCAACGGGTGTCTGCCAACCCATGGAGGGCATCGGCGACCTCTGCCGGAAGCATGATTGCCTTCTGCTGCTAGACACAGTCACCTCTCTGGGGGGCGTTCCGCTCTACATCGATGAGTGGAAAGTCGATCTCGCCTACAGCTGCAGCCAGAAGGGCCTGAGCTGCCCTCCCGGTCTCGGACCCTTCACCATGGGCCCCCGTGCCGAGGCCAAGATGACAGCCCGTCAGGGCAAGGTGCCCAACTGGTATCTCGACGTCTCCTTGTTGAACCAGTACTGGGGCAGCGACCGCGTCTACCACCACACCGCGCCGGTCAACATGAACTTCGGCATGCGTGAGGCCCTGCGTCTCCTGGCTGAAGAAGGTCTCGACCAGGCCTGGGCACGCCATCGCAGCAATGCGGAGATGCTCTGGAACGGGCTGGAAAGTCTCGGCCTTTCGATGCATGTGCCGGCCGAGCGCCGACTGCCCACCCTCACCACAGTTCGCATCCCTGAAGGTGTGGATGGCAAGGCCTTCAGTCAGCACCTGCTTAACAACCACGGCATTGAAGTTGGTGGTGGACTCGGCAGCCTGGCCGGCAAAATCTGGCGTATCGGCCTGATGGGCTACAACTCCACCCCTGAAAACGTGAACCGTCTGCTCAACCTGTTTGAGACAGAGCTGCCTCGCTTCAGCGGTTCCGTCGCCGCCGCCGCCTGA
- the psb28 gene encoding photosystem II reaction center protein Psb28 yields the protein MSKAAIQFFRGVNEPVVPDIRLTRSRDGRTGQATFRFEQPAAIAPETMGDITGMWMVDEEGEMVTREVNGKFVNGTASALEAVYSWKSEQDFERFMRFAQRYADANGLGYSQSQDSNQTEGADDQQA from the coding sequence ATGAGCAAAGCGGCGATTCAGTTCTTTCGGGGAGTCAACGAGCCGGTGGTGCCCGACATCCGTCTGACCCGCAGCCGCGACGGCCGCACCGGTCAAGCCACCTTCCGTTTCGAGCAGCCTGCTGCGATTGCTCCCGAAACCATGGGTGACATCACCGGAATGTGGATGGTGGATGAAGAAGGCGAAATGGTCACCCGCGAAGTGAATGGCAAATTCGTGAACGGCACCGCCAGTGCCCTTGAAGCCGTTTACTCGTGGAAGTCCGAACAGGACTTCGAGCGTTTCATGCGCTTCGCCCAGCGCTACGCCGATGCCAATGGCTTGGGTTATTCACAAAGCCAGGATTCCAATCAGACTGAAGGGGCCGACGACCAACAAGCTTGA
- a CDS encoding AI-2E family transporter encodes MRLPQWLLLTAFIAAIVLLWSLRELLLLIFAAVVLAMALCTLVGILRERRPMQRPLALLLCIVGLLLLVAGAAGVVVPPFLEEFALLLQKLPEAGQTLVRLGLGWIDSISEAIYGADAFPDLDQLGLNGPRQLVPDSSSLAAGVGSGLLGLLGLAGNLGNGVLRLLFVVAVALMISIQPQAYRNVGLQLIPSFYRRRGRRILDQCGAALSSWMVGVLISSLAVFVLCSIALTLLGVKLVLANALLAGLLNVIPNVGPTMSTIFPMAVALLDAPWKAAAVLGAYVVIQNIESYVITPSVMHHQVKLLPGLTLAAQFLFTLLFGPLGLLMALPLAVVLQVIIREVVIHDVLDRWKRLEPVR; translated from the coding sequence TTGAGACTGCCCCAGTGGCTGTTATTGACAGCCTTCATTGCAGCCATCGTCCTGCTGTGGTCGCTGCGTGAGCTGCTGCTGCTGATCTTCGCAGCAGTGGTTCTGGCCATGGCTCTGTGCACCTTGGTGGGCATTCTTCGCGAGCGGCGGCCGATGCAAAGGCCCCTGGCCCTGTTGCTCTGCATCGTTGGGTTGTTGTTGTTGGTCGCCGGTGCGGCTGGTGTTGTTGTCCCCCCGTTTCTCGAGGAATTCGCACTGCTGTTGCAGAAGCTGCCCGAAGCGGGTCAGACCCTGGTGCGGCTGGGACTCGGTTGGATCGACAGCATCAGTGAGGCCATTTATGGGGCCGATGCATTCCCCGATCTGGATCAACTGGGCCTGAACGGTCCACGCCAACTTGTGCCCGACAGTTCATCCCTCGCCGCTGGTGTAGGCAGTGGCTTGCTGGGTCTGCTTGGTTTGGCAGGCAACCTCGGCAACGGCGTCCTGCGGCTGTTGTTCGTGGTGGCGGTGGCTCTGATGATCAGCATTCAGCCCCAGGCCTATCGGAATGTTGGCCTGCAGTTGATTCCCTCCTTCTATCGACGCCGGGGGCGTCGCATCCTGGATCAGTGCGGTGCTGCCTTGAGCAGCTGGATGGTGGGTGTGCTGATCAGCTCCCTGGCCGTGTTTGTGCTTTGCAGCATTGCCTTAACGCTGTTGGGCGTGAAGCTCGTTCTGGCCAATGCACTTCTTGCAGGGCTGTTGAACGTGATCCCCAATGTGGGGCCAACCATGAGCACGATCTTCCCGATGGCGGTGGCTCTGTTGGATGCCCCCTGGAAGGCCGCTGCGGTGCTGGGTGCCTACGTGGTGATCCAGAACATCGAGAGTTACGTGATCACACCATCGGTGATGCACCACCAGGTGAAGCTGCTGCCCGGATTGACTCTGGCGGCTCAGTTCCTGTTCACACTCCTGTTTGGCCCCCTCGGCCTGCTGATGGCGCTGCCTTTGGCGGTGGTGCTGCAGGTGATCATCCGTGAAGTGGTGATCCACGATGTGTTGGATCGCTGGAAACGCCTGGAGCCGGTTCGATGA
- a CDS encoding allophycocyanin subunit beta, with product MRDAISGLIGRYDQLGRYFDRPAIDSINLYLDESALRIQAVELINGSSAEIVREASQRLFRDEPDLLLPGGNAYTTRRLAACLRDMDYFLRYASYALVAGDSTILNERVLNGLDDTYKSLGVPTGPTVRSIVLLGEVVSEMLLANGAASDQLATVLQPFDHLAKGLGETNVRQR from the coding sequence ATGCGCGATGCAATCAGCGGTCTGATCGGTCGTTACGACCAGCTGGGTCGCTATTTCGACCGCCCGGCGATCGACAGCATCAATTTGTATCTGGATGAATCCGCGCTGCGGATTCAGGCCGTAGAGCTGATCAACGGATCCTCGGCCGAGATTGTGCGTGAGGCCAGCCAGCGCCTGTTCCGGGATGAACCCGATCTGTTGCTGCCTGGCGGCAACGCCTACACCACCCGTCGGCTCGCCGCCTGCCTGCGGGATATGGACTATTTCCTGCGTTACGCCAGCTACGCCCTGGTGGCAGGCGACTCCACGATCCTCAATGAGCGTGTGCTGAACGGACTCGACGACACCTACAAGAGTCTCGGCGTTCCCACCGGCCCAACGGTCCGCAGCATCGTTCTGTTGGGAGAGGTTGTTTCCGAGATGCTTTTGGCCAACGGTGCTGCATCCGATCAGCTCGCCACCGTTCTTCAGCCGTTTGATCACCTGGCCAAGGGCCTGGGTGAAACCAATGTGCGCCAGCGCTGA
- the mnmH gene encoding tRNA 2-selenouridine(34) synthase MnmH: MSGMGETCSIEIQQLRELKGPLVDVRSPGEFAKGHWPGATNVPLFNDEERAAVGTAYKQQGRTPAIYLGLELTGPKLSSLARQLESLRQQGEPRIYCWRGGMRSASVAWLAQQIDLKPRLLQGGYKSYRRWAQSRFEQIWPLRVMGGRTGTGKTDLLLAMAARGAAVVDLEGLANHRGSSFGGLGLPDQPSTEHYENQLAEALDQHQRHGATAIWLEAESIQVGRCRIPKALFDQMQEAPVLEIQRDLGERVNQLVQVYGHQGGAALAEATERISRRLGPQRTKEALEAIAREDWATACRATLDYYDRCYDHELARSPKRDTIDLSGLSADQAAETLIDGGFVEIPD; this comes from the coding sequence ATGTCAGGCATGGGCGAGACATGTTCAATCGAAATCCAACAGCTGCGCGAGCTGAAGGGACCTTTGGTGGACGTTCGGAGCCCCGGCGAATTTGCGAAAGGGCACTGGCCCGGGGCCACCAACGTTCCGCTTTTCAACGATGAGGAACGTGCCGCGGTGGGCACCGCCTACAAGCAGCAGGGACGCACACCAGCAATTTACCTGGGGCTTGAACTCACCGGCCCCAAGCTCAGCAGCCTGGCGCGCCAATTGGAGAGCCTGCGTCAGCAGGGGGAACCACGGATCTACTGCTGGCGGGGCGGAATGCGCTCGGCCAGTGTGGCCTGGCTTGCCCAGCAGATTGATCTCAAGCCAAGGCTCCTTCAGGGGGGCTACAAGAGCTATCGGCGCTGGGCCCAAAGCCGCTTTGAGCAGATCTGGCCCCTTCGCGTGATGGGAGGCCGAACGGGAACAGGGAAAACCGATCTGCTGTTGGCCATGGCCGCGCGCGGTGCAGCCGTGGTTGATCTGGAAGGGCTGGCCAACCACCGCGGCAGCAGTTTCGGCGGTCTGGGTCTGCCGGATCAACCCAGCACCGAGCACTACGAAAACCAATTGGCTGAGGCCCTGGATCAACACCAACGCCATGGGGCCACAGCCATCTGGTTGGAAGCGGAAAGCATCCAGGTGGGCCGCTGCCGCATTCCCAAGGCCCTTTTCGATCAGATGCAAGAGGCCCCTGTGCTGGAGATTCAGCGCGACCTCGGGGAACGGGTGAACCAATTGGTGCAGGTGTACGGCCACCAAGGGGGAGCCGCCCTGGCTGAGGCGACCGAACGGATCAGCCGTCGCCTGGGGCCCCAGCGCACCAAGGAAGCCCTCGAGGCGATTGCCAGGGAAGACTGGGCCACCGCCTGCCGCGCAACGCTCGATTACTACGACCGCTGTTACGACCATGAACTGGCGCGATCGCCCAAACGCGACACGATCGATCTCTCAGGGCTCAGCGCTGATCAAGCCGCCGAGACCTTGATCGACGGCGGGTTTGTTGAAATCCCCGATTAG
- a CDS encoding DUF6439 family protein — protein sequence MTSPDAPWPDSATAKAEELHQLLRIGDRDWHQLKSNRQRRGAELLAAAMVQLLRQGDSADVENLTQQALGWFKGELKDPGCPRH from the coding sequence ATGACTTCACCTGACGCCCCATGGCCCGACTCCGCTACAGCCAAGGCGGAAGAACTGCACCAGTTGCTCCGCATCGGCGATCGCGACTGGCATCAGCTGAAGAGCAACCGACAGCGGCGTGGAGCTGAGTTACTGGCTGCAGCGATGGTGCAACTGCTCCGCCAAGGGGACAGCGCCGACGTGGAGAACCTGACCCAACAGGCACTGGGGTGGTTCAAAGGAGAGCTGAAGGATCCGGGCTGTCCGCGTCACTGA
- a CDS encoding GUN4 domain-containing protein, whose product MLSGSTPATKLSVDQLLDRFAKGTPRQRRPLIKQIETRADELAAVGPDLLSGFDPAGDDWAAGWILQVLQRHHPDAVTTLIPSSDRGWLTTDSGVGLDYGPLQQELLDQNFEEADRVTSQCLRELAGDAAVKRGYVYFTEVAPMSGVDLVSLDRLWTVYSQGRFGFTAQSQLLSALDGRYERLWPRIGWKCDGVWTRYPGAFTWSIEAPEGHMPLINQLRGVRLMDSLLNHPALVARRS is encoded by the coding sequence ATGCTCTCCGGTTCCACACCCGCCACAAAACTCAGCGTTGATCAGCTGCTGGATCGTTTCGCGAAGGGAACACCTCGCCAGCGACGTCCGCTGATCAAGCAGATCGAAACCCGCGCCGACGAGTTGGCTGCGGTGGGCCCAGACCTTCTTTCTGGCTTTGACCCCGCCGGTGATGACTGGGCTGCAGGTTGGATCTTGCAGGTGTTGCAGCGCCACCATCCCGATGCAGTCACCACTCTCATCCCGTCGTCCGATCGAGGCTGGTTGACCACTGATTCCGGGGTTGGCCTGGATTACGGACCGCTGCAGCAGGAGCTGCTCGATCAGAACTTTGAAGAGGCGGATCGCGTCACCAGCCAGTGCCTGCGTGAATTGGCCGGTGATGCCGCCGTGAAACGGGGCTACGTCTATTTCACAGAAGTTGCGCCGATGTCAGGCGTTGATCTGGTCAGTCTTGATCGCCTCTGGACGGTCTATTCCCAAGGTCGTTTCGGCTTCACAGCCCAGTCCCAGTTGCTGTCAGCCCTCGATGGGCGTTACGAACGCCTTTGGCCCCGGATTGGCTGGAAATGTGATGGCGTCTGGACGCGTTATCCCGGTGCCTTCACCTGGTCGATCGAGGCTCCAGAAGGGCACATGCCGTTGATCAATCAGCTCCGTGGCGTTCGCCTGATGGATTCCCTCTTGAATCATCCGGCACTTGTGGCCCGCAGATCCTGA